In one window of Duganella dendranthematis DNA:
- the yjfF gene encoding galactofuranose ABC transporter, permease protein YjfF, with protein MSIPAAGPARSIISSPYFTSLITVFLLLVLLVAGGAAYPGFLSVQVLFNLLIDNAFLLVIAVGMSFVILSGGIDLSVGSVLALTTMICAYMLQTWHLPPLLVIGIALALGTVFGAAQGALIHYFKLQPFIVTLAGMFLARGLCYLISINSITIDDPFFVAMSQTQLPIGDCFISPGALIALVTLAAAIYVAHCTPFGRAIYAVGGNEQSALMMGLRVARTKVLIYAFSGFCAALAGVLFSFYMLSGYGLHAQGTELDAIAAVVIGGTLLSGGYGYVAGALTGVLVLGAIQTLIAFDGTLSSWWTKIVIGGLLFIFCVVQRVMTMRANKK; from the coding sequence ATGAGTATTCCCGCCGCTGGGCCGGCGCGTTCGATCATTTCGTCGCCTTATTTCACGTCGTTGATTACCGTCTTCCTGTTGCTGGTCTTGCTGGTCGCTGGCGGCGCGGCGTATCCCGGTTTCCTGTCGGTGCAGGTGCTGTTCAATCTCCTGATCGACAACGCCTTCCTACTGGTGATCGCGGTCGGCATGAGCTTTGTCATCCTGTCCGGCGGCATCGATCTGTCGGTCGGCTCGGTGCTGGCGCTGACCACCATGATCTGCGCCTACATGCTTCAGACCTGGCACTTGCCGCCGCTGCTGGTGATCGGCATCGCGCTGGCGCTGGGTACCGTGTTCGGCGCCGCACAAGGTGCGTTGATCCATTACTTCAAGCTGCAGCCGTTCATTGTCACGCTGGCCGGGATGTTCCTGGCGCGCGGCTTGTGCTACCTGATCAGCATTAACTCGATCACCATCGACGATCCGTTCTTCGTCGCGATGTCGCAAACGCAGCTGCCGATCGGCGACTGCTTCATCTCACCGGGCGCGTTGATCGCGCTGGTGACGCTGGCCGCCGCCATCTACGTTGCGCACTGTACGCCGTTCGGCCGCGCCATCTACGCCGTCGGCGGCAATGAACAGTCGGCGCTGATGATGGGATTGCGCGTGGCGCGCACCAAGGTGCTGATCTACGCCTTCTCCGGCTTCTGCGCGGCGCTGGCTGGCGTACTGTTTTCGTTCTACATGCTGTCCGGGTATGGCCTGCACGCGCAGGGCACGGAACTGGATGCGATTGCGGCGGTGGTCATCGGCGGCACGCTGCTCAGCGGCGGTTATGGCTACGTGGCTGGCGCGCTGACTGGCGTGCTGGTACTGGGCGCGATCCAGACGCTGATTGCCTTCGACGGCACGCTCAGCTCCTGGTGGACCAAGATTGTGATCGGCGGCCTGCTGTTCATCTTCTGTGTAGTACAACGCGTGATGACGATGCGCGCCAATAAAAAATAA
- a CDS encoding ABC transporter permease, whose translation MFVQHPIFRSLAALAILLLIDLIMVPGFFHLEIKDGHLYGSLIDIANRAAPLILAAIGMTLVIATRGIDISVGATVAISGTVAAMLVGGTMVTNNGTPEYVANTPMWLALAAAMGAGLLCGAWNGALVAGLGLQPIVATLILMVAGRGLAQLLTDGQIITVYYQPFFFLGSGYLFGLPFSLYIVAAVFIVTALLMRKTALGLFIQSVGINPVAARLAGLKTAVLIFFVYVFCSACAGVAGLMITSNIKSADANNAGLLLELDAILAVTLGGTSLAGGKFNLAGSVIGALIIQTLTYTIYSIGLPPEVNMVVKSVVVFVICVSQSAEFKTMWRRAFPAARGGKAQ comes from the coding sequence ATGTTTGTGCAACACCCCATATTTCGTTCACTGGCCGCACTGGCGATCCTGCTGCTGATTGACCTGATCATGGTCCCCGGCTTCTTCCACCTGGAGATCAAGGATGGCCACCTGTACGGAAGCCTGATCGACATCGCCAACCGCGCCGCGCCACTGATCCTGGCCGCCATTGGCATGACCCTGGTCATTGCCACGCGCGGCATCGACATTTCGGTTGGCGCCACCGTTGCCATCAGCGGCACCGTGGCCGCCATGCTGGTGGGTGGCACCATGGTCACGAACAACGGCACGCCGGAGTACGTGGCCAATACGCCGATGTGGCTCGCGCTGGCCGCCGCCATGGGCGCTGGGCTGCTGTGCGGCGCGTGGAATGGCGCGCTGGTAGCCGGCCTTGGCCTGCAACCGATCGTCGCCACGCTGATCCTGATGGTAGCGGGGCGTGGTCTGGCGCAGTTGCTGACCGATGGCCAGATCATCACCGTCTACTACCAGCCATTCTTCTTCCTCGGCAGCGGCTATCTGTTTGGCTTGCCGTTCTCGCTGTACATCGTGGCGGCCGTGTTTATCGTCACCGCGCTGTTGATGCGGAAGACCGCGCTCGGCCTGTTCATTCAGTCGGTCGGCATCAACCCGGTGGCGGCGCGTCTGGCCGGCCTGAAGACGGCGGTCCTGATCTTCTTCGTCTACGTGTTTTGCAGCGCTTGCGCCGGTGTGGCCGGCCTGATGATCACCTCCAACATCAAGAGCGCGGACGCCAACAACGCCGGCCTGCTGCTGGAACTGGACGCCATTCTGGCCGTGACGCTGGGCGGCACGTCGCTGGCCGGCGGTAAATTCAACCTGGCCGGCAGCGTGATCGGCGCCTTGATCATCCAGACGCTGACCTACACCATCTACTCCATCGGCTTGCCGCCGGAGGTCAACATGGTCGTCAAGTCGGTGGTGGTGTTCGTGATTTGCGTGTCGCAGTCGGCGGAGTTCAAAACCATGTGGCGGCGCGCATTCCCGGCTGCCCGCGGAGGTAAAGCACAATGA
- a CDS encoding sugar ABC transporter ATP-binding protein: MTMNSSAPANPVLELRGISKAFTGVQALSGVSLNLYPGEVHTLMGQNGAGKSTLIKVLTGVYAPDQGQILLAGQPIQPQSTLDAQHHGISTVYQEVNLCPNLSVAENIFIGRYPRKLGRIDWASMAAQATALLERMQIRIDVTAPLAQYPLAIQQMVAISRSLLVSAKVLILDEPTSSLDEKEVDLLFNVLRGLREQGMAILFVTHFLDQTYAISDRITVMRNGEREGEYLAADLSRVELVNKMVGAPAVAQAPAVADTDAAQAPVGSGTRFGAFLRAVGLSRKGALQPMDLEIGQGEMLGLAGLLGSGRTEAARLLFGADKADTGTITIDGKQRNFSSPRDAIAAGIGFCSEDRKHEGAILELSVRENLILALQARMGILRAIPLKRQQQLAEEYVKALGIKTASIETPIGSLSGGNQQKVLLARWLVTDPRLLILDEPTRGIDVRAKQEIMDYVSALCKKGMSILFISSELPEVLRVSDRIVVMRDRKQGGEYPRGALDETTVLHVIAAGDQHA, encoded by the coding sequence ATGACGATGAATTCTTCCGCACCCGCGAACCCGGTGCTGGAGCTGCGCGGCATCAGCAAGGCTTTCACCGGTGTGCAGGCGTTGAGTGGCGTGTCGCTCAATCTGTATCCCGGAGAGGTGCACACGCTGATGGGCCAGAACGGCGCCGGCAAGTCGACCCTGATCAAGGTGCTGACCGGCGTGTATGCGCCGGATCAGGGCCAGATTCTGTTGGCTGGCCAGCCGATACAGCCGCAGTCCACACTGGATGCGCAGCACCATGGCATCAGCACTGTTTATCAGGAAGTGAATCTCTGCCCGAATTTGTCGGTGGCGGAGAATATTTTCATTGGCCGTTATCCGCGCAAGCTGGGACGCATCGATTGGGCCAGCATGGCGGCGCAAGCCACGGCGCTGCTGGAGCGGATGCAGATTCGGATCGATGTGACGGCGCCGCTGGCGCAGTATCCATTGGCGATTCAGCAAATGGTGGCGATTTCGCGCTCGTTGCTGGTGTCTGCCAAGGTGCTGATTCTGGACGAGCCGACTTCCTCGCTGGATGAGAAGGAAGTGGATTTACTGTTCAACGTTTTGCGCGGCTTGCGCGAGCAGGGCATGGCGATTCTGTTTGTGACGCACTTCCTTGATCAGACCTATGCAATTTCGGATCGGATTACAGTGATGCGCAATGGCGAGCGGGAAGGGGAATACCTGGCCGCCGATTTGTCGCGCGTTGAGTTGGTCAACAAGATGGTGGGTGCGCCGGCCGTTGCGCAGGCACCCGCGGTCGCCGACACGGATGCGGCGCAAGCCCCTGTCGGCAGCGGCACGCGCTTCGGCGCTTTTTTGCGTGCAGTCGGCTTGAGCCGCAAGGGCGCCTTGCAGCCGATGGATCTGGAAATCGGCCAAGGCGAAATGCTGGGCCTCGCCGGCCTGCTGGGCTCCGGGCGCACCGAGGCGGCGCGCCTGCTGTTCGGCGCGGACAAGGCGGATACCGGTACGATCACGATCGACGGCAAGCAGCGTAATTTCTCCTCCCCACGCGACGCCATCGCCGCCGGCATCGGCTTCTGCTCGGAAGACCGCAAGCACGAAGGCGCAATCCTCGAACTGTCGGTGCGCGAAAACTTGATCTTGGCGCTGCAAGCCCGCATGGGCATCCTGCGCGCCATCCCGTTGAAACGCCAGCAGCAACTGGCGGAAGAATACGTCAAAGCGCTCGGCATCAAAACTGCCAGCATCGAAACGCCAATCGGCTCGCTCTCCGGCGGCAACCAGCAGAAAGTGCTGCTGGCGCGCTGGCTGGTGACTGATCCCCGGTTGCTGATCCTGGACGAACCAACCCGCGGCATCGACGTGCGCGCCAAGCAGGAAATCATGGACTACGTCTCGGCCCTGTGCAAGAAAGGCATGTCTATCCTGTTCATCTCGTCCGAGCTGCCCGAAGTGCTGCGCGTGAGCGACCGCATCGTCGTCATGCGCGACCGCAAGCAAGGCGGCGAATACCCGCGCGGCGCGCTCGACGAAACCACCGTGCTGCACGTGATCGCGGCAGGGGACCAGCATGCATAG